Part of the Sulfoacidibacillus ferrooxidans genome, TTTCTCATGCACGACATGCACAAGGCAGTAGCGCGTATACAGGATGCGATTGTGCGCAAGGAAACCGTGATGATCTTTGGTGACTACGACGTCGATGGCGTTTCATCGGTCACGATTCTCGTCAAAGCCTTGCGCAAACTGGGCGTAGATCCCCTTTGGCGCGTGCCGGATCGCTTTTGCGAAGGCTACGGAATTCGTCCGCAAGCGGTCATCGACGCGAAGGAGCAAG contains:
- a CDS encoding DHH family phosphoesterase, with the protein product FLMHDMHKAVARIQDAIVRKETVMIFGDYDVDGVSSVTILVKALRKLGVDPLWRVPDRFCEGYGIRPQAVIDAKEQGVHLIITVDNGIAALEAADLARTSGIDLIVTDHHHIGHQLPDAYAL